The proteins below come from a single Vibrio natriegens NBRC 15636 = ATCC 14048 = DSM 759 genomic window:
- a CDS encoding CidA/LrgA family protein has protein sequence MKVFTGGLLTLLQIGLLSAIWWIAEYLVKQFNFPVPANLAGMLILLLCLFLGVIKASWLRKGATWLLAEMLLFFVPAVVAVVKYQSLMETEGLRIFVVLLISTVLVLGITAAVVDRVYRFELQLSRRKSNRHYQKLTKHTEH, from the coding sequence ATGAAGGTATTTACTGGTGGATTGCTTACCTTGCTGCAAATTGGCTTGTTATCTGCGATATGGTGGATTGCCGAGTATTTGGTTAAACAGTTTAATTTTCCGGTGCCAGCTAATTTGGCTGGGATGTTGATATTACTGTTGTGTCTGTTTCTTGGTGTGATCAAAGCAAGCTGGTTACGTAAAGGTGCAACTTGGCTGTTAGCTGAAATGCTATTGTTCTTTGTACCAGCTGTAGTTGCCGTGGTGAAATACCAATCCCTGATGGAAACGGAAGGATTACGAATATTTGTTGTATTACTGATTAGTACAGTTTTAGTTTTGGGAATTACGGCTGCGGTTGTTGATCGTGTTTATCGTTTTGAGTTGCAGTTGTCCCGGAGAAAAAGCAACAGACACTACCAAAAACTGACAAAACATACGGAGCACTAA
- a CDS encoding LrgB family protein, which produces MFETDFGLGILCLLMTVVFYYLSKILYQRKKTIFLMPLLLAPLLLIVVVFAFHIPYQSYMSESHWLLWMLGPATVAFAIPVYDNRRLIQRHWLSMSIGVLTSIFVAIGSSVLLAKIFGLSAILQKSLAMRSITTPFAVEASKLIGGQEDLTALFVVMTGVIGMAVGEVILTVLSIRSRLGKGSSLGASAHGAGTAKAYQLGSSEGVISSVAMMLAGMITVLLAPVIGHLLW; this is translated from the coding sequence ATGTTCGAAACAGATTTTGGATTGGGTATATTGTGTTTATTGATGACGGTTGTTTTTTATTATTTGAGCAAAATACTTTATCAGCGTAAAAAAACGATTTTTTTGATGCCTTTGTTGCTGGCGCCCTTGTTGCTGATTGTGGTCGTGTTCGCTTTTCATATTCCTTATCAATCTTATATGTCAGAGTCTCATTGGCTGTTGTGGATGCTTGGCCCTGCCACTGTTGCTTTTGCTATTCCTGTGTATGACAACCGTCGTCTTATTCAACGGCATTGGTTATCCATGTCAATTGGTGTTCTTACGTCCATTTTTGTAGCCATAGGAAGCTCTGTTTTGTTGGCCAAAATCTTTGGCCTGTCAGCGATTTTGCAGAAAAGCTTAGCAATGCGTTCTATTACGACGCCTTTTGCGGTTGAAGCGAGTAAATTGATAGGTGGTCAAGAAGATTTAACGGCATTATTTGTCGTGATGACTGGTGTCATCGGAATGGCTGTTGGAGAAGTAATTCTTACCGTTTTATCCATTCGTTCACGCTTGGGTAAGGGGTCAAGTCTGGGAGCTTCTGCTCACGGAGCGGGTACTGCAAAAGCCTATCAACTGGGAAGTTCTGAAGGGGTCATATCCAGCGTTGCGATGATGCTCGCTGGTATGATTACTGTGTTATTGGCACCAGTTATTGGCCATCTTTTATGGTAA
- the rsmS gene encoding pleiotropic regulatory protein RsmS, with amino-acid sequence MSDQPTSPLGDAPDDVKLAVDLIYLLESNEVDPEVALSALKIVQIDLENKLKSKQ; translated from the coding sequence ATGTCTGACCAACCAACCTCTCCTCTTGGCGATGCACCAGATGATGTAAAACTGGCCGTCGACCTCATCTACTTACTCGAATCAAACGAAGTTGACCCTGAAGTTGCGTTAAGTGCTTTGAAAATAGTGCAAATAGATTTAGAGAACAAATTAAAATCTAAACAGTAA
- a CDS encoding primosomal replication protein, with translation MNIDQLSAHLEQMAKQAAMLDRQRGEHHVPLFDERLFSCRSRLLTPCVKEAKSTLGAIVREQNEGKLTALRAEYLTERLVAQIAAIQREISTTKIRKNEIKHSSHFRKPINVLYQELAQHQEWARRLREMVLEKERAVATAPSFMRAEAQKVLLATEQRLERCEAALVKLENQITHREKHQ, from the coding sequence ATGAACATCGATCAACTTTCAGCACACTTAGAGCAGATGGCAAAACAAGCCGCCATGCTTGATCGTCAAAGAGGCGAACATCATGTGCCGCTTTTTGATGAACGTCTGTTTAGCTGTCGTTCTCGATTACTCACACCATGCGTCAAAGAAGCCAAGTCGACACTGGGTGCCATCGTTCGAGAGCAGAACGAAGGCAAGTTAACCGCCCTGCGCGCTGAATATCTTACTGAACGTTTAGTCGCACAGATTGCCGCCATCCAGCGAGAAATCTCAACAACCAAAATCCGTAAAAACGAAATCAAGCACAGCAGCCATTTTCGAAAACCTATCAATGTTCTGTATCAAGAGCTTGCTCAGCATCAAGAGTGGGCTCGTCGTTTACGAGAAATGGTCCTTGAAAAAGAGAGAGCAGTAGCAACAGCTCCGAGTTTCATGCGCGCAGAAGCGCAGAAGGTTTTACTCGCTACAGAACAACGGCTGGAACGCTGCGAAGCGGCGTTAGTTAAGCTCGAAAACCAAATCACTCACAGGGAAAAACATCAGTAA
- a CDS encoding sulfite exporter TauE/SafE family protein, which produces MEMIEPGMLLVLALVAFVAGFIDAVAGGGGMLTVPTLLSLGLPPHIALGTNKLAATFASSTAAFTYYKKRLFRPRCWGRAFVATLIGATVGTLFVDAISTEWLEKVLPLIILAAALYTVFHKTPKTTHQSPIPEPCPRLHKKQYAQGFSLGFYDGLAGPGTGAFWTVSSMALYRLNILLASGLAKAMNFTSNFTSLITFAVLGHINWVLGLTMGLCLMAGAFVGAHSAIHFGAKFIRPVFVTVVSILAIKLAYDAWFVGLT; this is translated from the coding sequence ATGGAAATGATTGAGCCAGGCATGTTGCTGGTGTTGGCGCTTGTCGCTTTTGTTGCTGGATTCATCGATGCCGTTGCTGGTGGTGGTGGTATGCTAACCGTCCCAACGTTGTTATCTTTGGGGCTTCCTCCCCACATCGCTCTGGGAACAAACAAACTCGCCGCGACGTTTGCCTCTTCGACGGCGGCTTTCACCTACTACAAAAAGCGTTTATTCCGCCCAAGATGCTGGGGAAGAGCCTTCGTTGCCACCTTAATAGGAGCAACCGTTGGTACGCTGTTTGTCGACGCTATCAGTACCGAGTGGTTGGAGAAAGTATTGCCGCTGATCATCTTGGCAGCTGCTCTATATACCGTTTTCCATAAAACGCCGAAAACGACACACCAAAGTCCAATACCAGAGCCGTGTCCTCGACTACATAAAAAGCAATATGCACAAGGCTTTTCACTTGGCTTCTACGATGGGCTGGCAGGTCCTGGAACAGGTGCATTCTGGACGGTGAGTTCAATGGCACTCTATCGACTGAATATCCTACTTGCTTCTGGCCTGGCAAAAGCAATGAACTTTACCAGTAACTTTACTTCCCTCATTACTTTTGCAGTATTGGGGCATATCAACTGGGTGCTAGGCTTAACGATGGGGCTATGCTTAATGGCAGGTGCTTTTGTCGGCGCTCATTCTGCGATTCACTTTGGCGCTAAATTCATTCGCCCGGTATTCGTTACCGTGGTGAGCATACTTGCTATTAAATTGGCCTATGATGCTTGGTTTGTAGGGTTAACATGA
- the dinG gene encoding ATP-dependent DNA helicase DinG — MLTSNIQKSIRHSYQNLQAQLDNFVPRRAQNYLVAEIAKTLCGQYHKSNRMLVAEAGTGIGKSLSYLMAAIPVAVHNNRKVVISTATVALQEQLINKDLPLYRRLTDKEFSFILAKGRQRYCCAEKLATASGVDGGQLAMFETKPKKKDIELLETMYRSLAQGKWDGDRDSWPKPIDDQLWQLIVSDKHSCNNSLPGHRGCPFQKARSELDKNDVIIANHSLVMADADLGGGVILPEPENTIYVFDEAHHLPHVARDHASASASLKGAAAWLEKLNQSISKFSSLADEKRVSRFRNDLQESVQTLIPELSQLAKQFDPAHFDQDIYRFEHGELPTWLENQSKDLKQASKKANQSVAKIADLIAERVKDGELSTRLAEPALAELGFYIQRLENLAQVWHLMAEPTREKGAPLARWLQKHPDREGDFIVSVSPLEIGWQLDQQIWSRCIGAVLVSATIRALNSFHYFCHQAGIDGKPESGTQFLALASPFDYQNQAELLIPAMKYEPPAPQFTEYLIEILPKYLEDNKANLVLFSSYWQMNQVAEALSTDFVKRGWALQVQGESSRQEILKKHKKLIETNKTSVLFGTGSFSEGLDLPGELLENLVITKIPFGVPTSPVEQAHSEYIEKKGGNPFMQITVPDASKKLIQGVGRLLRKERDSGRVTILDRRLVTKRYGQALIDSLPPFKRKIEY; from the coding sequence ATGCTGACCAGTAACATTCAAAAATCGATTCGCCATAGCTACCAGAACTTACAAGCTCAGCTTGATAACTTTGTTCCTAGAAGAGCGCAAAACTATCTCGTTGCTGAAATAGCAAAAACACTTTGTGGCCAATATCATAAATCTAACCGCATGCTGGTCGCAGAAGCAGGGACTGGTATAGGTAAGTCTCTCTCCTACCTGATGGCAGCCATTCCAGTCGCCGTTCACAACAATCGCAAAGTGGTGATATCTACTGCCACTGTCGCGCTACAAGAGCAGCTTATTAACAAGGATTTACCTTTATACCGCCGACTAACGGATAAAGAGTTTTCTTTTATTCTGGCAAAAGGTAGGCAACGTTATTGTTGTGCAGAAAAACTTGCTACGGCGAGCGGGGTCGATGGCGGCCAATTAGCAATGTTCGAAACCAAGCCTAAGAAAAAAGATATTGAGCTGTTGGAGACGATGTATCGCTCTCTAGCTCAAGGCAAATGGGACGGGGATCGTGACTCGTGGCCAAAACCTATTGATGACCAGCTGTGGCAGCTTATTGTCAGTGATAAGCACAGTTGCAATAACAGTTTGCCAGGACATCGTGGTTGTCCTTTTCAAAAGGCTCGCTCAGAGTTAGATAAAAACGACGTCATCATTGCAAACCATTCTCTAGTAATGGCTGATGCCGACTTAGGGGGTGGCGTGATTTTACCAGAGCCCGAAAACACCATTTATGTCTTCGACGAAGCGCATCACTTACCGCATGTCGCGCGCGATCATGCGTCTGCATCAGCGAGTTTGAAGGGTGCTGCCGCGTGGTTAGAAAAGCTCAATCAATCAATCAGCAAGTTTTCCTCGCTAGCGGATGAAAAACGCGTATCTCGATTCCGAAATGATTTACAGGAATCCGTGCAAACCTTGATACCTGAGCTTAGCCAGTTGGCAAAGCAGTTTGACCCTGCCCACTTTGACCAAGACATTTATCGCTTTGAGCACGGAGAGCTGCCGACGTGGTTGGAAAATCAATCAAAAGATCTAAAGCAGGCGAGTAAGAAAGCGAATCAAAGTGTCGCAAAAATCGCCGATCTTATCGCTGAGCGTGTAAAAGATGGGGAACTTTCGACCAGGTTAGCCGAACCTGCGCTTGCGGAGCTGGGGTTCTATATCCAACGTTTAGAAAACCTCGCCCAAGTCTGGCACCTGATGGCTGAACCGACACGTGAAAAAGGCGCGCCTCTGGCTCGATGGTTACAAAAACACCCAGATCGTGAAGGAGACTTCATCGTCAGCGTTTCCCCGTTGGAAATCGGCTGGCAGCTTGACCAACAAATTTGGAGTCGCTGTATTGGTGCGGTATTAGTATCGGCAACGATTAGAGCACTAAATTCGTTCCATTACTTTTGTCATCAAGCTGGCATTGATGGTAAACCAGAGTCTGGCACTCAGTTTTTAGCGTTGGCTTCACCATTTGATTATCAGAACCAGGCTGAGTTACTTATTCCAGCGATGAAATATGAACCGCCTGCACCTCAGTTTACTGAATATCTTATTGAGATATTGCCTAAGTACTTAGAAGACAATAAAGCCAACTTAGTATTATTCTCTTCTTACTGGCAAATGAACCAAGTCGCCGAGGCCTTGTCTACAGACTTTGTTAAGCGAGGCTGGGCGTTGCAAGTACAAGGTGAAAGCTCGCGCCAAGAAATTCTAAAAAAACATAAAAAGCTAATAGAAACAAATAAAACCAGTGTTCTATTTGGTACCGGAAGCTTTTCTGAAGGACTTGATTTACCGGGTGAGCTTCTCGAAAACCTGGTCATTACCAAGATACCATTTGGTGTTCCGACTTCTCCTGTAGAACAGGCTCATTCCGAATACATCGAAAAGAAAGGCGGAAATCCATTTATGCAGATCACAGTACCAGATGCGAGTAAAAAGCTGATCCAAGGCGTTGGTCGGTTACTGCGAAAAGAGCGTGATTCTGGTAGAGTAACCATTCTAGATAGACGCCTTGTCACAAAAAGATATGGGCAAGCGTTAATAGACTCGCTGCCGCCATTTAAACGTAAAATAGAATATTAG
- a CDS encoding porin, translating to MKKTLLALAVATVSTSALAAGNIYDDGTTAFNVKGEIDTYLSAAETTVTSAGVATESDSDLDVDLWAKIQIDATHKLNDSVTAFGSFEIENGNGFNGWEGKLDDDHSMKTDDLYFGFSVGENFGIAAGEVGDFGDSLDAITIDNTNEGFGYMDDFVSSLESAGHAVSLKYTTGGLKLIADSYLSSNEDEDVAYGVSAQYAFNEMFTVGATYQDQGNRGHGDDHQIMGVAARMSIANFGAAVNYVSEDIDGATDLETISAALDYQIEKARLYTSFGFTEGDNDEEINYYTVGADYAVSSNIAAFVEYSDYENKTDSNNKTEADGAVAGMYYTF from the coding sequence ATGAAAAAGACTCTTTTAGCATTAGCAGTTGCAACTGTATCTACTTCTGCACTTGCTGCAGGCAACATCTACGACGACGGTACTACAGCGTTCAACGTAAAAGGTGAAATCGATACTTACCTAAGTGCTGCTGAAACAACAGTAACTAGCGCTGGTGTAGCTACTGAATCTGACTCTGATCTTGACGTAGACCTATGGGCTAAAATCCAGATCGATGCAACACACAAGCTAAACGACAGCGTAACTGCATTCGGTTCTTTCGAAATCGAAAACGGCAACGGTTTCAACGGTTGGGAAGGCAAGTTGGATGATGATCATTCAATGAAAACTGACGACCTTTACTTCGGCTTCAGCGTTGGTGAAAACTTCGGTATCGCTGCTGGTGAAGTTGGTGACTTCGGTGATTCTCTAGACGCAATCACAATCGATAACACTAACGAAGGTTTCGGTTACATGGATGACTTCGTTAGCTCTCTAGAGTCTGCTGGCCATGCAGTTTCACTTAAGTACACAACTGGCGGTCTTAAGTTAATTGCTGACTCTTACCTATCTTCTAACGAAGATGAAGATGTAGCATACGGTGTATCTGCTCAGTACGCATTTAACGAAATGTTCACTGTAGGCGCTACTTACCAAGATCAAGGTAACCGTGGCCATGGTGATGATCACCAAATCATGGGTGTAGCAGCACGTATGAGCATCGCTAACTTCGGCGCGGCAGTGAACTACGTGTCTGAAGACATCGATGGCGCTACTGACCTAGAAACAATTTCTGCTGCTCTAGACTACCAAATCGAAAAAGCACGTCTTTACACTTCATTCGGTTTCACTGAAGGTGACAACGACGAAGAAATCAACTACTACACTGTTGGTGCAGACTACGCAGTTTCTAGCAACATCGCAGCATTCGTAGAATACTCTGATTACGAAAACAAAACAGACAGCAACAACAAAACAGAAGCTGATGGTGCTGTAGCTGGTATGTACTACACATTCTAA
- a CDS encoding DUF2057 family protein: MKRTIWTSILMALSALSVPNAYANTSSLTELDAAQGVEVLFINSQDAKQMDEPFMLATGSNQIVLRMNTMLGRGEKRGNFTSAPYILTLDVNGGELEIDGPQLNELTQAKRVFEGDKIDWNVSLNDSDINYDQVKMVGKKGTFPYSNLDEQLAIYNAANGISFAGSAIAPAASASIVNGTQQAATSAGPDSLEMQKAKMTYLKLSPNERKAFRKWLVDQQ; the protein is encoded by the coding sequence ATGAAACGTACAATTTGGACTTCGATTTTAATGGCGCTTTCAGCGCTGAGTGTCCCTAATGCGTATGCGAATACCAGTTCATTGACGGAACTAGATGCGGCTCAAGGAGTTGAAGTGCTATTTATCAATAGCCAAGATGCAAAACAGATGGATGAACCATTTATGCTTGCGACGGGGTCGAATCAAATCGTATTGCGTATGAATACGATGTTAGGTCGAGGTGAAAAGCGTGGTAACTTCACTTCAGCGCCTTATATTCTTACTCTGGATGTTAATGGTGGCGAATTGGAAATCGATGGTCCGCAACTGAACGAGCTAACTCAAGCCAAAAGAGTGTTTGAAGGCGATAAGATTGATTGGAATGTCAGCCTTAATGACAGCGATATAAACTACGACCAAGTCAAAATGGTGGGAAAAAAGGGCACGTTCCCTTATTCAAACCTTGATGAGCAACTTGCTATTTATAACGCAGCCAACGGCATTAGTTTTGCGGGCAGTGCAATCGCACCCGCTGCCAGCGCGAGTATAGTAAACGGTACGCAGCAGGCAGCGACGTCTGCTGGCCCAGATAGCCTGGAAATGCAAAAAGCGAAAATGACGTATTTGAAATTGTCTCCAAACGAGCGTAAAGCCTTCCGCAAGTGGTTGGTTGACCAACAGTAA
- a CDS encoding pseudouridine synthase — protein sequence MSSRTGYEKGRRSHQSKEGHFKRSEKSDRPRTTTSNKRRSTRAAQSQKPRINPQDRKVVVFNKPYDTLSQFTDGDGRKTLADYIPVKDVYAAGRLDRDSEGLMVLTNDGILQAKLTQPKSKSPKTYWVQVDGAPEEADLDKLRKGVELKDGMTLPAKVEVMDAPEIWERTPAVRFRANIPTTWLAITIIEGRNRQVRRMTAHIGFPTLRLVRFSMGNIELGDLQPGEWKEIEL from the coding sequence ATGTCATCTCGTACAGGTTATGAAAAAGGTCGTCGTAGTCATCAATCTAAAGAGGGGCATTTTAAACGTTCTGAAAAGTCTGACCGTCCCCGTACCACAACGAGTAATAAGCGCCGCTCTACCCGAGCAGCACAAAGTCAAAAGCCCCGCATCAACCCACAGGACCGCAAAGTGGTTGTGTTTAATAAACCTTATGACACGCTTAGCCAATTTACTGATGGTGATGGACGTAAAACACTCGCTGACTACATTCCGGTAAAAGATGTCTACGCCGCAGGACGATTAGATCGTGACAGTGAAGGCCTGATGGTGCTCACAAACGACGGTATTTTGCAGGCAAAACTAACACAGCCTAAATCTAAATCCCCTAAAACGTATTGGGTACAAGTCGATGGCGCGCCAGAAGAAGCCGATCTTGATAAACTGCGTAAAGGGGTAGAACTTAAGGACGGGATGACGCTACCAGCGAAAGTTGAAGTGATGGATGCGCCCGAGATCTGGGAAAGAACGCCAGCCGTGCGCTTCCGTGCCAATATTCCTACTACCTGGTTAGCGATAACCATCATCGAGGGAAGGAATCGCCAAGTGCGACGCATGACCGCTCATATCGGCTTCCCAACTCTACGTTTAGTACGTTTTTCAATGGGGAATATCGAGTTAGGCGATCTACAGCCAGGAGAGTGGAAAGAAATAGAGCTCTAA
- a CDS encoding NADP-dependent isocitrate dehydrogenase: protein MPTEKPTIIYTITDEAPALATYSLLPIIQSFTASSGINVDTRDISLAGRIIANFPEHLKEEQRIGDALTELGNLAQTPEANIIKLPNISASIPQLRAAIKELQSKGYDLPNYPDEPATYEEEAIKAAYDKIKGSAVNPVLREGNSDRRAPLSVKNYAKKNPHSMGAWSADSKSHVASMSGNDFFGSEKSTTVSGATDVKIEFVGADGSVKELKAAFPLLDKEVIDSSVMKKKALVEFFEKEIAEAKAQDVLLSLHMKATMMKVSDPVIFGHAVKVYYKDVFAKYGKLFEELGVDVNNGLGDVYAKIESLPAAQKEEIEAAIQAVYQTQPELAMVDSDRGITNLHVPSDIIVDASMPAMLRSSGQMWGPDGKQKDTKALIPDRCYAGIYQAVIDFCKEHGAFDPTTMGSVPNVGLMAQKAEEYGSHDKTFILDAAGTVRVVDTAGQVLLEQAVEEGDIFRMCQVKDAPIQDWVKLAVTRARATGVPAVFWLDENRAHDAELIKKVNAYLPDHDTDGLEIKILSPVDACLYSLERIKAGLDTISVTGNVLRDYLTDLFPILELGTSAKMLSIVPLMNGGGLFETGAGGSAPKHVQQVEKENHLRWDSLGEFLALAASLEHLSVATGNAKAQVLADTLDKATGEFLDNNKSPSRKVGELDNRGSHYYLASYWAKALAEQTADADLAAEFAPIAKALSEQEEAIVAELNNAQGVKGELGGYYLLDDSLTSKLMRPSAILNSIIDK, encoded by the coding sequence ATGCCTACAGAAAAGCCTACAATTATCTACACCATCACTGATGAAGCACCGGCGCTAGCAACTTATTCACTACTACCAATTATCCAATCGTTTACTGCATCGTCTGGCATCAATGTAGATACTCGTGATATTTCACTAGCAGGTCGAATTATCGCTAACTTCCCAGAGCATTTGAAAGAAGAACAACGTATTGGCGATGCGTTGACAGAGCTTGGTAATCTAGCTCAAACTCCAGAAGCGAACATCATTAAGCTGCCAAACATTTCTGCATCTATCCCACAGCTACGAGCGGCGATTAAAGAGCTTCAAAGCAAAGGATACGATCTACCAAATTACCCAGATGAGCCAGCGACTTACGAAGAAGAAGCGATTAAAGCGGCTTACGACAAAATTAAGGGTAGTGCAGTAAACCCAGTTCTACGTGAAGGTAACTCAGACCGTCGTGCTCCGCTTTCTGTTAAGAACTATGCGAAGAAAAATCCTCATTCAATGGGTGCATGGTCTGCGGATTCAAAATCACATGTCGCTAGCATGTCTGGCAATGACTTCTTTGGCAGTGAAAAATCTACCACCGTTTCAGGTGCGACAGACGTAAAAATCGAGTTTGTTGGTGCTGACGGTTCGGTTAAAGAACTTAAAGCAGCATTTCCGCTGTTAGACAAAGAAGTAATCGATTCTTCAGTAATGAAGAAGAAAGCACTGGTTGAGTTCTTCGAAAAAGAAATTGCTGAAGCAAAAGCACAAGACGTATTGCTATCTCTACACATGAAAGCGACCATGATGAAGGTTTCTGACCCTGTCATCTTCGGTCACGCTGTAAAAGTGTACTACAAAGACGTATTCGCTAAATACGGAAAGCTATTCGAAGAGCTTGGCGTTGATGTAAATAATGGTCTTGGTGACGTTTACGCAAAAATCGAATCACTACCAGCAGCACAAAAAGAAGAGATTGAAGCGGCAATTCAAGCGGTTTACCAAACTCAGCCTGAGCTAGCGATGGTTGATTCTGATCGTGGTATCACCAACCTTCACGTACCAAGCGACATCATCGTTGACGCGTCTATGCCAGCAATGCTTCGCTCTTCTGGTCAAATGTGGGGCCCTGACGGCAAGCAAAAAGATACGAAAGCATTGATTCCTGATCGTTGCTACGCAGGTATTTACCAAGCAGTAATTGATTTCTGTAAAGAGCATGGTGCATTTGATCCAACAACAATGGGCAGCGTTCCAAACGTTGGTCTAATGGCTCAAAAAGCAGAAGAGTACGGTTCTCACGATAAGACGTTTATCCTAGATGCAGCAGGTACAGTGCGTGTTGTTGATACAGCGGGTCAGGTTCTACTTGAGCAAGCTGTAGAAGAAGGCGACATCTTCCGTATGTGTCAGGTGAAAGATGCTCCAATCCAAGACTGGGTTAAGCTAGCGGTGACTCGTGCTCGCGCAACAGGCGTTCCTGCAGTGTTCTGGCTAGATGAAAACCGTGCACACGATGCAGAGCTTATCAAGAAGGTTAACGCATACCTACCTGATCACGATACTGACGGTTTAGAAATTAAGATTCTGTCACCAGTAGACGCATGTCTGTACTCACTAGAGCGTATCAAAGCAGGTCTGGACACAATTTCTGTTACAGGTAACGTACTACGCGACTACCTAACTGACTTGTTCCCAATTCTTGAGCTTGGTACGTCAGCTAAGATGCTATCAATCGTTCCACTGATGAATGGTGGTGGTCTGTTTGAAACTGGTGCTGGTGGTTCTGCTCCAAAGCACGTTCAGCAAGTTGAAAAAGAAAACCACCTTCGTTGGGACTCTCTTGGTGAATTCCTAGCGCTAGCTGCATCTTTAGAGCACCTAAGCGTAGCTACAGGCAATGCGAAAGCACAAGTTCTGGCAGATACACTGGATAAAGCGACAGGTGAGTTCCTGGATAACAACAAGTCACCATCACGTAAAGTGGGTGAGCTGGATAACCGCGGTAGTCACTACTACCTAGCATCATACTGGGCAAAAGCGTTGGCTGAGCAAACAGCGGATGCTGATCTGGCCGCTGAATTTGCACCGATTGCAAAAGCACTATCAGAGCAAGAAGAAGCGATTGTTGCCGAGTTGAACAACGCACAAGGCGTGAAAGGCGAGCTAGGTGGTTACTACCTACTTGATGACTCGTTAACGTCTAAACTAATGCGTCCAAGTGCAATCCTGAACTCAATTATCGATAAGTAA
- the cspD gene encoding cold shock domain-containing protein CspD yields MATGTVKWFNNAKGFGFICSDEEEGDIFAHYSTIQMDGYRTLKAGQQVSYEIEKGPKGCHASSVVPIEDQAK; encoded by the coding sequence ATGGCTACAGGTACAGTAAAGTGGTTTAACAATGCCAAAGGATTTGGGTTTATCTGTTCTGACGAAGAAGAAGGAGATATCTTTGCCCACTACTCAACTATCCAGATGGACGGTTATCGTACACTGAAAGCAGGCCAACAAGTCTCATACGAGATAGAAAAAGGTCCAAAAGGTTGTCACGCAAGCAGCGTAGTACCGATTGAAGACCAAGCGAAATAA
- the clpS gene encoding ATP-dependent Clp protease adapter ClpS: MSKNFEWVTPDSDLLERESTKIQPPKLYNVVLNNDDYTPMDFVIEVLERFFSHDIDRATQIMLKVHYEGKAVCGTYSAEIAETKVAQVTMYARENEHPLLCTMEQA, translated from the coding sequence ATGAGTAAAAATTTTGAGTGGGTCACTCCAGACTCTGATCTTCTGGAGCGAGAAAGTACAAAAATTCAGCCACCTAAGCTGTATAACGTTGTACTCAACAATGATGACTATACACCTATGGATTTCGTCATAGAGGTACTTGAGCGATTCTTTTCTCATGATATAGATAGAGCGACTCAAATAATGCTCAAGGTACACTATGAAGGAAAGGCAGTTTGTGGGACGTACAGCGCAGAAATTGCCGAGACAAAAGTAGCGCAAGTTACGATGTACGCAAGGGAAAATGAACATCCGTTGCTTTGCACTATGGAGCAAGCGTAA